A part of Aegilops tauschii subsp. strangulata cultivar AL8/78 chromosome 2, Aet v6.0, whole genome shotgun sequence genomic DNA contains:
- the LOC109763349 gene encoding uncharacterized protein isoform X1: MAIEKDMFDFFRHDWETAFSRRSGHFLNKTTLSSMQFTNLAPGRIPCGADIESVVQIFSFKLMEVKGGFKFPSSVYGVVAARDTADYNRHLLFFCDRNNSQKLTQDDPYLRLIGLSRAVYEVQLMVKGSVKSRDRPLITDTYRQIRCRIGVSTICFENCFCTTELRPERFLGSVQATILGVRVIKYGGLWPFGHGVRVACSPVSRELVEDSDGELKYVAEPSSGEILLLDSKDGRRPANSNGYLYLSRQVVSVEPSGHLEVEIQAYAPPGIVPAKAQVYFDAQECNIVRGRCCLLGAEVEISVAWSRLASDMEMLAAIERDFERDEPEVAFTQVGLNGEPDTERIF, translated from the exons ATGGCCATTGAGAAGGACATGTTTGATTTCTTCCGTCATGACTGGGAGACTGCGTTTAGCCGGCGCAGCGGCCACTTCCTTAACAAGA CGACACTGAGTTCCATGCAGTTTACAAACTTGGCACCTGGGCGCATCCCATGCGGTGCTGACATAGAATCTGTCGTGCAGATCTTCTCCTTCAAGCTCATGGAAGTGAAAGGCGGCTTCAAATTTCCATCGTCCGTGTATGGGGTGGTCGCTGCTCGTGATACCGCGGACTACAACCGTCACCTTCTCTTCTTTTGTGATAGGAACAACTCCCAAAAACTCACTCAAGAT GATCCTTATCTGCGCCTGATCGGCCTGTCTCGTGCGGTCTATGAGGTCCAGCTTATGGTGAAAGGCAGCGTGAAGTCTCGGGACAGGCCGTTGATCACCGATACATACCGTCAAATCCGATGTCGTATTGGTGTATCCACGATCTGCTTTGAGAACTGCTTCTGCACGACGGAGTTACGACCGGAGCGATTTCTAGGTTCGGTCCAGGCCACCATCTTGGGCGTACGTGTCATCAAATACGGCGGGTTGTGGCCTTTTGGACATGGTGTTCGGGTTGCTTGCTCCCCGGTATCACGGGAACTTGTGGAGGACAGTGATGGTGAACTCAAGTACGTTGCCGAGCCTTCATCTGGGGAAATCTTGCTGCTTGATTCAAAAGATGGGAGAAGACCTGCGAATTCAAATGGATACCTTTATCTGTCAAGGCAAGTTGTTTCTGTAGAACCAAGCGGACACCTGGAAGTTGAAATACAGGCCTATGCACCACCCGGCATTGTCCCTGCAAAAGCTCAGGTCTACTTCGATGCCCAAGAATGCAACATAGTTCGTGGTAGATGCTGCCTCCTCGGTGCTGAGGTGGAGATCTCTGTTGCTTGGTCCCGTCTTGCTTCGGACATGGAGATGCTTGCAGCTATCGAAAGGGATTTTGAAAGGGACGAACCAGAGGTTGCGTTCACACAAGTAGGACTGAACGGAGAGCCTGACACCGAACGAATCTTTTAA
- the LOC109763349 gene encoding uncharacterized protein isoform X2 has translation MTGRLRLAGAAATSLTRIFSFKLMEVKGGFKFPSSVYGVVAARDTADYNRHLLFFCDRNNSQKLTQDDPYLRLIGLSRAVYEVQLMVKGSVKSRDRPLITDTYRQIRCRIGVSTICFENCFCTTELRPERFLGSVQATILGVRVIKYGGLWPFGHGVRVACSPVSRELVEDSDGELKYVAEPSSGEILLLDSKDGRRPANSNGYLYLSRQVVSVEPSGHLEVEIQAYAPPGIVPAKAQVYFDAQECNIVRGRCCLLGAEVEISVAWSRLASDMEMLAAIERDFERDEPEVAFTQVGLNGEPDTERIF, from the exons ATGACTGGGAGACTGCGTTTAGCCGGCGCAGCGGCCACTTCCTTAACAAGA ATCTTCTCCTTCAAGCTCATGGAAGTGAAAGGCGGCTTCAAATTTCCATCGTCCGTGTATGGGGTGGTCGCTGCTCGTGATACCGCGGACTACAACCGTCACCTTCTCTTCTTTTGTGATAGGAACAACTCCCAAAAACTCACTCAAGAT GATCCTTATCTGCGCCTGATCGGCCTGTCTCGTGCGGTCTATGAGGTCCAGCTTATGGTGAAAGGCAGCGTGAAGTCTCGGGACAGGCCGTTGATCACCGATACATACCGTCAAATCCGATGTCGTATTGGTGTATCCACGATCTGCTTTGAGAACTGCTTCTGCACGACGGAGTTACGACCGGAGCGATTTCTAGGTTCGGTCCAGGCCACCATCTTGGGCGTACGTGTCATCAAATACGGCGGGTTGTGGCCTTTTGGACATGGTGTTCGGGTTGCTTGCTCCCCGGTATCACGGGAACTTGTGGAGGACAGTGATGGTGAACTCAAGTACGTTGCCGAGCCTTCATCTGGGGAAATCTTGCTGCTTGATTCAAAAGATGGGAGAAGACCTGCGAATTCAAATGGATACCTTTATCTGTCAAGGCAAGTTGTTTCTGTAGAACCAAGCGGACACCTGGAAGTTGAAATACAGGCCTATGCACCACCCGGCATTGTCCCTGCAAAAGCTCAGGTCTACTTCGATGCCCAAGAATGCAACATAGTTCGTGGTAGATGCTGCCTCCTCGGTGCTGAGGTGGAGATCTCTGTTGCTTGGTCCCGTCTTGCTTCGGACATGGAGATGCTTGCAGCTATCGAAAGGGATTTTGAAAGGGACGAACCAGAGGTTGCGTTCACACAAGTAGGACTGAACGGAGAGCCTGACACCGAACGAATCTTTTAA